A DNA window from Trichosurus vulpecula isolate mTriVul1 chromosome 2, mTriVul1.pri, whole genome shotgun sequence contains the following coding sequences:
- the LOC118838635 gene encoding 40S ribosomal protein S4-like translates to MTRAPKKHLKHAAAPKQWMLDKLSGVFAPRPSTGPHKLRECLLRNRLEYALTGDEVKKIGMQQFIEIDGNVCTNITYAAGFMDVISIERTGEHFHLVYDTKGCFAVHHITAEEVKYKLCKVRKIFAGTKGIPHLVTHDSRTIWYPDPLIKVNDTVKIDLEADKITDFIKFHTSNLCMVTCGANLGLIGVITNREKHPGSFDYVHVKDANSNSFATRLSNICVIDKGNKP, encoded by the coding sequence ATGACTCGTGCTCCCAAGAAACATCTGAAGCATGCAGCAGCTCCAAAGCAGTGGATGCTGGATAAGTTAAGTGGAGTTTTTGCTCCAAGACCATCCACAGGTCCCCACAAGCTGAGGGAGTGTCTCCTGAGAAACAGACTCGAATATGCCCTGACTGGAGATGAAGTAAAGAAGATCGGCATGCAGCAATTCATCGAGATTGATGGCAATGTCTGCACTAATATTACATACGCTGCAGGCTTTATGGATGTCATTAGCATAGAGAGGACAGGTGAACATTTCCATCTGGTCTATGACACAAAGGGATGCTTTGCTGTTCATCATATTACAGCTGAGGAGGTTAAATATAAATTGTGCAAAGTGAGAAAAATCTTTGCGGGTACAAAAGGTATTCCCCATCTAGTGACCCATGATTCTCGTACTATCTGGTACCCAGATCCTCTCATTAAAGTGAATGATACAGTTAAGATTGATTTAGAAGCTGACAAGATCACTGATTTTATCAAGTTTCATACTAGTAACCTATGCATGGTGACCTGTGGAGCTAACTTGGGTCTAATTGGTGTGATCACAAACAGGGAGAAACACCCTGGCTCTTTTGATTATGTCCATGTAAAAGATGCCAATAGCAATAGTTTTGCCACTAGGCTCTCAAACATTTGTGTTATTGACAAAGGTAATAAGCCTTGA